One window from the genome of Parasteatoda tepidariorum isolate YZ-2023 chromosome 8, CAS_Ptep_4.0, whole genome shotgun sequence encodes:
- the LOC107448912 gene encoding uncharacterized protein: MKRRKQLIVVLEYPFNFENLSNMHFSVAFSLIYTLLLSKIRSSLSATVSAVHVCAYSADTTQYTPNCYDCIQDVYNNALMACLNASAMPKNITFKAANCMEGNCKIPYFTPTTPEVEDVPPMWDFFSKLFLAGGSGSSAFARAKRSVKDNSVDSMSPFSSPMKFNIVKRVETVVGKPEMRETELDYEEM; the protein is encoded by the coding sequence CTATCCAACATGCATTTCTCCGTAGCTTTCAGCTTGATCTACACACTTCTCTTATCAAAGATCAGATCGAGTTTATCGGCAACTGTAAGCGCAGTCCATGTTTGCGCCTACTCTGCTGACACTACACAGTACACACCAAATTGCTACGACTGCATTCAAGATGTCTACAATAATGCTCTTATGGCCTGTCTCAATGCATCAGCAATGCcaaaaaatatcactttcaaAGCTGCTAATTGCATGGAAGGAAATTGCAAAATTCCGTATTTCACTCCAACTACTCCAGAGGTAGAAGATGTCCCACCCATGTGGGATTTCTTCAGTAAGCTATTTTTGGCTGGTGGCAGCGGCTCTAGCGCTTTTGCTAGAGCTAAAAGAAGCGTTAAGGATAATTCTGTTGATAGCATGAGccctttttccagtccgatgaaatttaatattgtgaAAAGGGTAGAAACCGTAGTTGGAAAACCAGAAATGAGAGAGACTGAGCTAGACTACgaagaaatgtaa